In Rhizobium sp. ARZ01, a genomic segment contains:
- a CDS encoding VOC family protein — MTVRRIDHVQLAMPAGQEEAARAFYQGLLGLNEVEKPSHLAARGGCWFEADGVKVHLGVDPDFRPAKKAHPGFVVDDLSDVCATLEAAGFRAVSDQPLDGYVRKYVNDPFGNRIELMQVLAD; from the coding sequence ATGACTGTCAGGCGGATTGATCATGTTCAACTGGCGATGCCCGCGGGGCAGGAGGAGGCAGCGCGTGCCTTCTATCAAGGCTTGCTCGGGTTGAATGAAGTGGAAAAGCCATCGCATCTGGCGGCACGAGGAGGCTGTTGGTTCGAAGCCGATGGCGTCAAGGTACACCTTGGCGTTGATCCCGATTTCAGGCCGGCAAAGAAAGCCCATCCCGGATTTGTTGTCGACGACCTTTCAGACGTCTGTGCCACACTGGAAGCGGCAGGGTTTCGCGCCGTCTCCGATCAACCGCTTGACGGGTATGTGCGAAAGTATGTGAACGACCCTTTCGGCAATCGTATCGAATTGATGCAGGTTCTTGCGGACTAG
- a CDS encoding DUF1801 domain-containing protein, which produces MNPSERIDQLIAGLTDWRSKTFAGIRKAILEADPEIIEEWKWMGSPVWSRDGMIAVADAHKGKVKLTFAHGAGLPDPDKLFNAGLEGNARRAIDFFEGDEIDEDALKTLVRAAIDYNRTKLKKNANAAARAKSKKSSAET; this is translated from the coding sequence ATGAACCCATCCGAGCGCATCGACCAGTTGATCGCAGGCCTCACGGACTGGCGCAGCAAGACGTTCGCCGGCATCCGCAAAGCCATCCTCGAGGCCGATCCGGAGATCATCGAGGAATGGAAGTGGATGGGCAGTCCGGTCTGGTCGCGTGATGGAATGATTGCCGTCGCCGATGCCCACAAGGGAAAGGTGAAGCTCACCTTTGCCCACGGGGCGGGCCTGCCGGATCCGGACAAGCTCTTCAACGCCGGCCTCGAAGGCAACGCGCGGCGGGCGATCGATTTCTTCGAGGGCGACGAGATCGACGAGGATGCCCTGAAAACCCTTGTCCGCGCCGCGATCGATTACAACCGGACGAAGCTGAAAAAGAACGCAAACGCGGCTGCTCGGGCGAAATCGAAAAAGAGTAGCGCCGAGACGTAA
- a CDS encoding multicopper oxidase family protein: protein MPISRRTLLKGSTLAAAAYGTGLALPLVRRALAGAPAELIAYEGSARLSGDAATMRTMSYRQGEAGDGVPPVLRMRKGEEFAARFINELKEPTTVHWHGMRIANAMDGVPELTQGYVYPGDSFDYRFTPPDAGTFWYHPHCNTLEQIGRGLTGMIVVENPEDPVFDAEIVLNLRDWRLGGDGQFIDQFKPRDAARGGTYGTVRTTNWLQAPVYDAPAGGLVRVRIAATDVTRIYRLALQGGAAKVVALDGNPLEAPFPLDLYDVGPGQRIDLVLRMPDGEGEIVTLGNVKGSTPWTVASFRAVGSSLKRELGDVAALPANPVAVADLKSAEIIPMEFTATAEHGAKPSICGSLGYTFWAINRVAWPGDASDPVAPLAELKLGKSYIFRMANRTPHAHPIHLHGMSFRAVASNQPRLLGHPTDTILLEPDETADLALVADNPGAWVFHCHIIEHQKTGMTSYVRVT from the coding sequence ATGCCGATCAGCCGCCGCACGCTTCTTAAAGGCTCCACGCTTGCCGCAGCCGCTTACGGAACGGGGCTTGCCCTGCCGCTGGTGCGCCGGGCGCTGGCTGGAGCCCCGGCAGAACTTATTGCCTATGAGGGGAGCGCGCGGCTTTCCGGAGATGCGGCGACGATGCGGACCATGTCCTACAGGCAAGGTGAGGCCGGCGACGGCGTTCCGCCGGTGCTGCGCATGCGCAAGGGTGAGGAATTTGCGGCGCGGTTCATCAACGAGCTCAAGGAACCGACGACGGTGCATTGGCACGGCATGCGGATCGCCAACGCGATGGACGGCGTGCCGGAGCTGACGCAGGGCTACGTCTATCCCGGCGACAGCTTCGACTATCGCTTCACTCCGCCCGACGCCGGCACCTTCTGGTATCACCCCCATTGCAACACGCTGGAGCAGATCGGCCGCGGGCTGACCGGCATGATCGTCGTCGAAAACCCTGAAGATCCCGTGTTCGATGCGGAAATCGTCCTCAACCTGCGCGACTGGCGGCTTGGCGGCGACGGGCAGTTCATCGACCAGTTCAAGCCGCGCGACGCTGCCCGTGGCGGGACCTACGGCACGGTGCGGACGACCAACTGGCTGCAAGCTCCGGTTTACGACGCGCCGGCCGGCGGACTGGTGCGGGTGCGCATCGCGGCAACGGACGTCACCCGCATCTACCGGTTGGCACTGCAAGGCGGGGCGGCGAAGGTGGTCGCGCTCGACGGCAATCCGCTGGAGGCGCCCTTCCCGCTCGACCTTTACGACGTCGGTCCCGGCCAGCGCATTGACCTCGTGCTGCGCATGCCGGATGGCGAAGGCGAGATCGTCACGCTCGGCAATGTGAAGGGCAGCACGCCATGGACGGTTGCTTCGTTCCGGGCGGTCGGATCCAGCTTGAAGCGGGAACTGGGCGACGTGGCGGCGTTGCCGGCCAACCCCGTCGCCGTGGCAGATCTCAAGTCAGCGGAAATCATTCCGATGGAATTCACCGCGACCGCCGAGCACGGGGCAAAGCCCAGCATCTGCGGATCGCTCGGCTACACGTTCTGGGCGATCAACCGCGTCGCCTGGCCCGGCGACGCCTCCGATCCGGTCGCCCCGCTCGCCGAACTGAAGCTGGGCAAGAGCTATATCTTCCGCATGGCCAACCGCACGCCGCACGCCCACCCGATCCACCTGCACGGCATGAGCTTCCGCGCCGTCGCCTCGAACCAGCCGCGGCTGCTCGGGCACCCGACCGATACGATCCTGCTGGAGCCGGACGAAACGGCGGACCTTGCGCTCGTCGCCGACAATCCGGGTGCGTGGGTGTTCCATTGCCATATCATCGAGCACCAGAAGACTGGCATGACCAGCTATGTTCGGGTGACCTGA
- a CDS encoding DUF1326 domain-containing protein translates to MADQWLFKSETYDNCNCAMNCGCQFNLPSTHGYCQSAFVGNIVDGHFGDTPIAGLNWAALFKWPGEIKDGHGRRQIVIDERADKAQRIALEKIISGEAGEPLSNLFSVFATTCSEFCETLFLPIYLEADLELRTARVEIPGVMRSSGRPSINEFTGQPFHIAMARPSGSFEFTYAEIGLGTTTITGDMEMAFEDSWAHFCVHHFDQHGLVRQRSRLTAWLDRMSQLSGD, encoded by the coding sequence ATGGCGGATCAATGGCTATTCAAGAGTGAGACCTACGACAACTGCAATTGCGCGATGAATTGCGGCTGCCAGTTCAACTTGCCGAGCACCCACGGCTATTGCCAGTCGGCGTTCGTCGGCAACATCGTTGATGGCCACTTCGGCGATACGCCGATCGCCGGGCTGAACTGGGCGGCGCTGTTCAAGTGGCCCGGTGAAATCAAGGATGGGCACGGCCGACGCCAGATCGTTATCGACGAGCGTGCGGACAAGGCTCAACGGATCGCGCTCGAGAAGATCATCTCAGGCGAAGCAGGCGAACCACTCAGCAATCTTTTCTCCGTTTTCGCGACGACGTGCTCTGAGTTTTGCGAGACGCTGTTCCTGCCGATTTATCTAGAAGCGGATCTGGAACTCAGAACCGCCAGAGTGGAGATACCCGGCGTCATGCGCAGCAGCGGCCGGCCATCGATCAACGAGTTTACCGGTCAACCGTTCCACATCGCGATGGCGCGTCCTAGCGGCAGTTTCGAGTTTACCTACGCAGAGATCGGGCTCGGCACGACCACGATCACAGGGGATATGGAGATGGCGTTCGAAGACAGCTGGGCGCATTTTTGTGTTCACCACTTCGATCAGCATGGCCTGGTCCGCCAACGATCAAGGCTCACCGCATGGCTTGATCGCATGAGCCAACTTTCTGGTGATTAG
- the ppx gene encoding exopolyphosphatase encodes MVESEAQGRLPGIAPVSVVDIGSNSIRLVIYEGMSRAPSILFNEKVMCGLGKGLAKTGRMDEASVERALAALHRFRALSHQARATRMYALATAAAREAENGPEFIERAEAILEHKVRVLSGDEEAYFSALGIISGFHDPDGIVGDLGGGSLELVDVAGEAIGKGMTLPLGGIRLSEAAVGSVAQARIVARRNLKTAGLLKRGEGRTFYAVGGTWRALAKLHMEVNNYPLHMMQGYEISFDEAMDFLTYVVTTKDTKDPAYAAISKSRRTLLPFGAVAMQEAIALMRPAKVRFSAQGVREGYLYSLLPESEKARDPLLAAADELAILRARSPEHARELADWTGRMMPLFGIEETREEGRYRQAACLLADISWRAHPDYRGLQAMNIISHGTFTGISHPGRAYIALANYYRFEGLNDDGASGPLAAIATPRMLSLAKLLGGLLRIVYLFSASMPGIVPRLSIRKSCEPELDLEFVVPAEYSEFAGERIEGRLQQLAKLTGLKLAFCFE; translated from the coding sequence ATGGTTGAGTCGGAAGCGCAGGGGCGCCTGCCGGGAATTGCCCCGGTATCGGTCGTGGATATCGGGTCGAACTCCATTCGGCTCGTCATCTACGAGGGGATGAGCCGCGCGCCCTCGATCCTCTTCAACGAAAAGGTCATGTGCGGCCTCGGCAAGGGGCTCGCCAAGACCGGCCGCATGGACGAGGCGAGCGTCGAACGGGCTCTGGCCGCCCTTCACCGCTTCAGGGCTCTCTCTCACCAAGCCCGCGCGACGCGCATGTATGCGCTGGCGACTGCGGCCGCACGTGAAGCCGAGAACGGACCGGAATTCATCGAGCGGGCCGAGGCGATCCTCGAACACAAGGTGCGTGTTCTGTCCGGCGATGAGGAAGCCTATTTCTCGGCGCTTGGCATCATCAGCGGCTTCCACGATCCCGATGGCATCGTCGGCGACCTTGGCGGCGGTTCGCTGGAACTGGTCGATGTCGCCGGAGAGGCGATCGGCAAGGGCATGACGCTGCCGCTTGGCGGCATCCGGCTGTCGGAGGCAGCCGTCGGATCGGTCGCGCAGGCGCGGATCGTCGCACGCAGGAATCTCAAGACCGCCGGGCTTCTGAAGCGGGGCGAGGGGCGAACCTTCTATGCGGTCGGCGGGACATGGCGAGCGCTCGCCAAACTGCATATGGAAGTAAACAACTATCCCCTGCACATGATGCAGGGCTACGAGATCTCCTTTGACGAGGCGATGGATTTCCTCACCTACGTCGTCACGACGAAGGACACCAAAGACCCCGCCTATGCCGCGATTTCCAAGAGCCGCCGCACGCTCCTGCCCTTCGGCGCCGTCGCGATGCAGGAGGCGATTGCGTTGATGCGGCCGGCGAAAGTTCGATTTTCCGCCCAGGGCGTGCGTGAAGGCTATCTCTATTCCTTGCTGCCGGAGAGCGAGAAAGCCCGCGATCCGCTGCTTGCTGCCGCCGACGAACTCGCCATCCTGCGTGCTCGTTCTCCCGAACATGCGCGAGAACTTGCCGACTGGACCGGTCGCATGATGCCGCTCTTCGGCATCGAGGAGACACGGGAAGAGGGGCGTTACCGGCAGGCGGCCTGCCTGCTTGCCGACATCAGCTGGCGGGCGCATCCCGACTATCGCGGCCTGCAGGCGATGAACATCATCTCGCACGGTACTTTCACCGGCATCAGCCATCCCGGCCGCGCCTACATTGCGCTCGCCAACTACTACCGCTTCGAGGGCCTCAACGACGACGGTGCATCGGGCCCGCTCGCGGCAATCGCGACCCCGAGAATGCTGTCGCTGGCAAAGCTCTTGGGCGGTCTGTTGCGCATCGTCTACCTGTTCTCAGCCTCCATGCCCGGCATCGTCCCGCGACTTTCGATCCGCAAGTCTTGCGAGCCGGAGCTGGATCTCGAATTTGTCGTCCCTGCCGAGTATTCGGAGTTTGCCGGCGAACGCATCGAGGGCCGCCTGCAGCAATTGGCAAAGCTCACCGGCCTGAAACTGGCATTCTGCTTCGAATAG
- a CDS encoding MFS transporter, producing MSHIRPLVPLLITAGILIGGNGLQGTFISLRASQEGFSTSLIGLVGAGYNIGFAIGCIYVSRVLRAIGHIRTFSAMAAIASASSLAMLLVIDPTFWFFMRLLAGLCFACLFATVESWLNASVNNANRARTLSIYRLVDLGSVTAAQYLIPGVGIGGFQLFAIISMALTLSLVPISLADRSSPVAPEAIRFNVKKLWNISPLATVGCIVVGLTNAAFRSLGPIYGQEIGLSVTEIASFMSAGIIGGVVLQYPLGLYSDKLDRRVIILVATLGATLAALFLAIFAGGDEWLNMAGIFVFGAFAMPLYSLCSAHANDHAGDGEHALVSAGMLFFWSIGAVVGPLFASVLLDIFGPDALFTYTAVVMVIFMGYTVVRMSARPGVPAEQRHGRFRNLLRTSAFFNKLAGEGRNGGEK from the coding sequence ATGAGCCATATCCGTCCCCTCGTTCCCCTCCTCATCACTGCCGGCATCCTGATCGGCGGCAACGGCTTGCAGGGGACCTTCATCTCGCTGCGGGCCTCGCAGGAGGGCTTTTCCACCTCGCTGATCGGCCTTGTCGGCGCCGGCTACAACATCGGCTTTGCGATCGGCTGCATCTACGTCTCCCGCGTACTGCGGGCGATCGGGCATATCCGCACCTTCTCGGCCATGGCGGCGATCGCCTCGGCCTCGTCGCTTGCGATGCTGCTCGTTATCGATCCAACCTTCTGGTTCTTCATGAGGCTGCTGGCGGGTCTCTGTTTCGCCTGCCTGTTCGCCACCGTCGAAAGCTGGCTGAACGCCAGCGTCAACAATGCCAACCGGGCGCGCACGCTCTCGATCTACCGCCTCGTCGACCTCGGTTCGGTGACGGCAGCGCAGTATCTGATCCCAGGCGTCGGCATCGGCGGCTTCCAACTGTTCGCCATCATCTCGATGGCGCTGACGCTGTCGCTGGTGCCGATCTCGCTTGCCGACCGCTCCAGCCCGGTGGCACCCGAAGCGATCCGCTTCAACGTCAAGAAGCTCTGGAACATCTCGCCGCTCGCCACGGTCGGCTGCATCGTCGTCGGGTTGACGAACGCCGCCTTTCGTTCGCTCGGACCGATCTACGGCCAGGAGATTGGGCTATCGGTAACGGAGATCGCCAGCTTCATGAGTGCGGGCATCATCGGCGGGGTCGTGCTGCAATATCCGCTCGGGCTCTACTCCGACAAGCTCGACCGGCGCGTGATCATCCTCGTCGCCACGCTGGGTGCGACGCTCGCGGCCCTGTTCCTCGCGATCTTCGCCGGTGGCGACGAATGGCTGAACATGGCCGGCATCTTCGTCTTCGGCGCCTTCGCCATGCCGCTCTACTCGCTCTGCTCGGCCCACGCCAACGACCACGCCGGCGACGGCGAGCACGCGCTGGTTTCGGCCGGGATGTTGTTCTTCTGGTCGATCGGAGCCGTCGTCGGCCCGCTGTTCGCCTCGGTGCTGCTCGACATCTTCGGGCCGGACGCGCTGTTCACCTATACGGCCGTCGTGATGGTGATCTTCATGGGCTACACGGTTGTGCGCATGAGTGCGCGGCCGGGCGTGCCAGCCGAGCAGCGGCATGGCCGCTTCCGTAACCTGCTGCGCACATCCGCGTTCTTCAATAAGCTTGCGGGCGAAGGACGGAACGGCGGGGAGAAGTAG
- a CDS encoding class I SAM-dependent methyltransferase — MTAPESPLGPAEVYDAHFVPALFAQWGPVVAADASVRAGNHVLDVACGTGALTLAVASIVGPAGSVVGLDANPEMLDVARKKDTRIEWLEGAAEALPLADDSFDAVVSQFGLMFFQDRPQALREMMRVLKPGGRLAVAVCDSVDNSPGYSAFAQLLDRLFGREVGDAFRAPFVLGDAKQLQDICREAGIGNAKVARRNGRVRFHSIDALVSTERACVWTLGGVLTDDQFARILKESQTVLQPFVIDGGAIEFDMPALIVMAQKAGPA; from the coding sequence ATGACCGCGCCTGAATCCCCACTTGGTCCCGCAGAAGTATACGACGCCCACTTCGTCCCCGCACTTTTCGCGCAGTGGGGGCCTGTGGTCGCGGCGGACGCGTCGGTACGAGCGGGCAATCATGTGCTCGACGTCGCCTGTGGCACGGGCGCGCTGACGCTCGCGGTTGCCTCCATCGTTGGCCCGGCCGGGTCGGTGGTCGGACTGGACGCGAACCCCGAGATGCTGGACGTGGCGCGCAAAAAGGATACGCGCATCGAGTGGCTGGAGGGCGCGGCCGAAGCGTTGCCGCTGGCTGACGACAGCTTCGACGCCGTCGTCAGCCAGTTCGGCCTCATGTTCTTCCAGGACAGGCCGCAGGCCCTGCGTGAGATGATGCGGGTACTGAAACCGGGCGGCCGGTTGGCGGTCGCCGTCTGCGACAGCGTCGACAATTCGCCGGGCTACAGCGCCTTTGCACAGCTGCTGGATCGTTTATTCGGCAGGGAGGTCGGCGACGCCTTCCGGGCGCCGTTCGTTCTTGGGGATGCCAAGCAGTTGCAGGACATTTGCCGGGAGGCGGGCATTGGAAATGCAAAAGTCGCCCGGCGAAACGGAAGGGTTCGCTTTCACTCGATCGATGCGCTCGTCTCGACGGAGCGTGCCTGCGTGTGGACGCTCGGCGGCGTGCTCACAGACGATCAGTTTGCCCGGATTCTGAAGGAGTCGCAGACGGTCCTGCAGCCATTCGTGATCGACGGAGGGGCGATCGAGTTCGACATGCCTGCCCTGATCGTTATGGCGCAGAAAGCCGGGCCTGCCTGA
- the rnd gene encoding ribonuclease D codes for MIETTAALADACALLAKSDYLTIDTEFLRETTFWPELCLIQLAGPETAVIVDPMAPGIDLAPFFALMADSNVIKVFHAARQDLEIVYNLGKLIPHPIFDTQVAAMVCGFGDSVSYDQLVQKTKGVQIDKSSRFTDWSRRPLTDKQLEYALADVTHLRDVYQFLKGKLEQEGRTLWLAEEMAVLEAPGTYDIHPDDAWKRLKLRVKKPIELAVLQKVAAWREREARGRNVPRSRILKDDTIYEIAQQQPADAEALGRLRTIPKGWERSQSGTALVAVIQEALAIPKTDLPRLPRQNQVPEGVAAASEMLKVLLKLVSEKQGVAAKIIANSDDLEKIAAEGEAADVPAMHGWRRDLFGNVALDLISGKVGLRFVNKRIEAVAL; via the coding sequence ATCATCGAAACCACCGCAGCCCTCGCCGATGCCTGCGCGCTGCTTGCCAAATCCGATTATCTGACGATCGACACCGAATTCCTGCGCGAGACGACCTTCTGGCCGGAACTGTGCCTGATCCAACTGGCGGGACCAGAGACGGCAGTCATCGTCGACCCAATGGCGCCTGGCATCGACCTTGCGCCGTTCTTCGCGCTGATGGCGGACTCGAACGTCATCAAGGTCTTCCACGCCGCGCGCCAGGACCTCGAGATCGTCTACAATCTCGGCAAGCTGATCCCGCACCCGATTTTCGACACCCAGGTCGCCGCCATGGTCTGCGGTTTCGGCGACAGCGTCTCCTACGACCAGTTGGTGCAGAAGACGAAGGGCGTGCAGATCGACAAGTCCTCGCGCTTCACCGACTGGAGCCGCCGGCCGCTGACGGACAAGCAGCTCGAATATGCGCTGGCCGACGTCACGCATCTGCGCGACGTCTACCAGTTCCTGAAGGGCAAGCTGGAACAGGAGGGACGCACGCTCTGGCTGGCCGAGGAGATGGCCGTTCTGGAGGCGCCCGGCACCTACGACATTCACCCTGATGACGCCTGGAAGCGGCTGAAGCTGCGCGTGAAGAAACCGATCGAACTGGCTGTTCTGCAAAAGGTTGCCGCATGGCGCGAGCGCGAAGCACGCGGCCGTAACGTGCCGCGCTCGCGGATTCTCAAGGACGACACGATCTACGAGATCGCCCAGCAGCAGCCGGCCGATGCCGAGGCGCTGGGGCGGCTTCGCACGATCCCGAAGGGCTGGGAGCGCTCACAGTCGGGAACGGCACTGGTCGCGGTGATCCAAGAGGCGCTTGCCATCCCGAAAACCGACCTTCCCCGCCTGCCCCGCCAGAACCAGGTTCCCGAGGGCGTGGCTGCCGCCAGCGAAATGCTGAAGGTGCTGCTGAAACTCGTCTCGGAAAAACAGGGCGTCGCCGCCAAGATCATCGCCAACAGCGACGATCTGGAAAAGATCGCCGCCGAGGGCGAAGCCGCCGACGTACCGGCCATGCACGGCTGGCGCCGCGACCTGTTCGGCAACGTCGCGCTCGACCTGATCAGCGGCAAGGTGGGTCTGCGCTTCGTCAACAAGCGGATCGAGGCGGTGGCGCTCTGA
- a CDS encoding esterase-like activity of phytase family protein: protein MTKSLLAGAALAFLLSGTALAGDTEFPATLKAHAILPANTIIAAPADAADYLKTSGKFTTADRKRAVQLGTVAGKDGVRPTGLSLPFDGQPMQGFSGIKAMDDGTFWTLSDNGFGNKLNSTDAMLMLHNVKFDWDKGTMEPVKTVFLSDPDRKAPFPIVMEGSATRYLTGGDFDVESIQPVEDGFWIGEEFGPYILKFDRDGKLTDVVATVIDGKPVLSPDNPTLTVPADPSKKMPVFNLKRSGGYEGMALSKDGSKLYGLLEGPLWVDNESVEQADGRPALRIVEFDVATKAWTGRSWLYPLAEGGEAIGDFNMLDETTALVIERDNGVGTADKACADPKDPKPDCFAVASKVKRIYKIEMSDANVGKAVRKIGYIDLLKVADPDNRKRQGGGDGFYDMPFLTIENVDRVDDTHIIVGNDNNLPFSAGRFVDKADDNEFVLLEAGELLKAK, encoded by the coding sequence ATGACGAAATCGCTCCTGGCCGGCGCAGCGCTCGCCTTTCTCCTCTCCGGTACCGCACTTGCCGGCGACACCGAGTTTCCCGCGACGCTGAAGGCGCATGCGATCCTTCCCGCAAACACGATCATCGCTGCACCCGCCGATGCTGCCGACTACCTGAAGACTTCGGGCAAGTTCACGACGGCCGACCGCAAGCGGGCCGTACAACTCGGCACCGTTGCCGGTAAGGACGGCGTGCGCCCGACCGGCCTGTCACTGCCGTTCGACGGTCAGCCGATGCAGGGCTTTTCCGGCATCAAGGCGATGGACGATGGCACGTTCTGGACGCTGTCGGACAACGGCTTCGGCAACAAGCTGAACTCGACCGACGCGATGCTTATGCTCCACAACGTCAAGTTCGACTGGGACAAGGGCACGATGGAACCGGTCAAGACGGTGTTCCTCTCCGATCCGGACCGGAAGGCGCCCTTCCCGATCGTGATGGAAGGTTCCGCAACCCGCTACCTGACCGGCGGCGACTTCGACGTGGAATCGATCCAGCCGGTCGAGGACGGCTTCTGGATCGGCGAGGAATTCGGCCCCTACATCCTGAAGTTCGACCGGGACGGCAAGCTCACAGACGTCGTTGCGACCGTCATCGACGGCAAGCCAGTTCTGTCGCCGGACAACCCGACACTGACCGTGCCGGCAGATCCGTCGAAGAAGATGCCGGTCTTCAACCTGAAGCGTTCGGGCGGCTACGAGGGCATGGCGCTGTCGAAGGACGGATCCAAGCTCTACGGCCTGCTGGAAGGGCCGCTGTGGGTCGACAATGAATCGGTCGAGCAGGCGGACGGTCGTCCGGCGCTCCGCATTGTCGAATTCGACGTCGCCACCAAGGCCTGGACGGGCCGCAGCTGGCTCTACCCGCTGGCCGAGGGCGGCGAGGCGATTGGCGACTTCAACATGCTGGACGAGACGACGGCGCTCGTAATCGAACGCGACAACGGCGTCGGCACGGCGGACAAGGCCTGCGCCGACCCGAAGGATCCGAAGCCGGATTGCTTCGCGGTCGCCTCGAAGGTGAAGCGCATCTACAAGATCGAGATGAGCGACGCAAACGTCGGCAAGGCCGTGCGCAAGATCGGCTACATCGACCTGCTGAAGGTTGCCGATCCCGACAACAGGAAGCGCCAGGGAGGCGGCGACGGCTTCTACGACATGCCGTTCCTGACGATCGAGAACGTCGACCGGGTGGACGACACGCACATCATCGTCGGCAACGACAACAACCTGCCCTTCTCCGCCGGCCGCTTCGTCGACAAGGCCGACGACAACGAGTTCGTTCTGCTTGAGGCGGGTGAATTGCTGAAGGCCAAGTAA
- a CDS encoding NADPH-dependent FMN reductase, giving the protein MARYEVGYLVGSLSSQSINRKLALALTRLAPPQLDMREIPIRDLPLYCYDYDADFPESAKKFKEAIASIDAVLFVTPEYNRSIPGALKNAIDWGSRPYGQNSFSRKPSAVIGTSPGSIGTAVGQQHLRSILSFCNSPQMNAPEAYIQFTPDLIKDDGEVTRASTAQFLKDYMAEFQGFIQRVLTVLPRQR; this is encoded by the coding sequence ATGGCTCGCTATGAGGTCGGCTATCTGGTCGGTAGCCTTTCTTCCCAGTCGATAAATCGCAAACTGGCGCTGGCGCTCACCCGCCTGGCGCCCCCTCAACTGGATATGCGGGAAATCCCCATACGGGATTTGCCGCTCTACTGTTACGACTACGATGCCGACTTCCCGGAATCCGCCAAAAAATTCAAGGAAGCGATTGCCTCGATCGACGCCGTTCTGTTCGTCACGCCGGAATATAACCGCTCCATTCCGGGCGCGTTGAAGAACGCCATCGACTGGGGGAGCAGGCCTTACGGCCAGAACTCCTTCAGCCGCAAGCCATCGGCTGTCATCGGCACGTCGCCCGGTTCGATCGGCACCGCCGTCGGACAGCAACACCTGCGCAGCATTCTGAGCTTCTGCAACTCGCCGCAGATGAACGCCCCGGAAGCCTACATTCAGTTCACGCCCGACCTGATCAAGGACGACGGCGAGGTGACGCGAGCTTCAACGGCCCAGTTCCTGAAAGACTACATGGCCGAGTTTCAGGGCTTCATCCAACGGGTGCTGACCGTATTGCCGAGGCAGCGTTGA
- a CDS encoding protein-tyrosine phosphatase family protein yields MADMDTPEKFTIATVVLPNGGRIGLSRIPGRTGEYAADLQAIADWGADAVISMTDRVEMEARGCSDLGARLAEREIAWFHLPIRDFGGPSGSTEAKWPQYSAKLHEILDHGGAVLAHCHGGHGRAGMVALRLLVERGEEPDVALRKIRAVRPGAVQTEGQYRWAAAG; encoded by the coding sequence ATGGCGGATATGGACACGCCGGAGAAGTTCACGATTGCCACGGTAGTTCTGCCGAACGGCGGCCGCATCGGCCTGAGCCGCATTCCCGGACGCACCGGCGAATATGCCGCCGACCTGCAGGCGATTGCCGACTGGGGTGCGGACGCCGTCATATCGATGACCGACAGGGTCGAGATGGAGGCAAGGGGGTGTAGCGATCTCGGCGCCCGGCTTGCCGAACGGGAGATCGCCTGGTTTCACCTGCCGATCCGCGACTTTGGCGGTCCGAGCGGTTCGACTGAAGCAAAGTGGCCCCAGTATTCCGCAAAACTCCATGAGATTCTCGATCACGGAGGCGCGGTGCTGGCCCATTGCCACGGTGGCCACGGACGGGCTGGGATGGTGGCGCTGCGGCTTCTCGTCGAGCGCGGCGAGGAACCGGACGTCGCGCTCCGCAAGATCAGGGCGGTACGGCCCGGCGCAGTCCAGACCGAGGGGCAGTACCGCTGGGCTGCGGCTGGCTAG